The proteins below come from a single Pristiophorus japonicus isolate sPriJap1 chromosome 18, sPriJap1.hap1, whole genome shotgun sequence genomic window:
- the tnfaip8l1 gene encoding tumor necrosis factor alpha-induced protein 8-like protein 1, with protein MKTGTMDVFSTKNLAMQAQKKLLGKMASKSMANIFIDDTSSEVLDELYQVIKEYTRNKKEAQKVIKNLIKVVIKLGVLYRNNQFSAEELVLVDRFRKKVHQLAMTAVSFYQIDFTFDRRVLANILNECRELLHQAINRHLTSKSHGRINHIFNHFADCEFLATLYGPTEPYRTHVQKLCEGVNKMLEDGNI; from the coding sequence ggaCAATGGATGTCTTCAGCACCAAAAACCTGGCCATGCAGGCACAGAAGAAACTTCTGGGCAAGATGGCATCCAAAAGCATGGCCAATATCTTCATTGATGACACAAGCAGTGAGGTCTTGGATGAACTTTACCAGGTGATCAAGGAATACACAAGGAACAAAAAGGAAGCCCAAAAGGTCATCAAAAACCTGATCAAGGTGGTGATCAAACTCGGGGTTCTCTACCGCAACAACCAGTTCAGTGCCGAGGAGCTGGTGCTGGTGGACAGGTTCCGCAAGAAGGTCCACCAGTTGGCCATGACGGCCGTCAGCTTCTACCAGATTGACTTCACGTTCGACAGGCGGGTTCTGGCAAACATCTTGAACGAGTGCAGGGAATTGCTGCACCAGGCCATCAATCGGCACCTGACCTCCAAGTCCCACGGGCGTATCAACCATATCTTCAACCACTTTGCGGACTGCGAATTCCTGGCCACCTTGTACGGTCCCACGGAGCCATATCGCACACACGTGCAGAAGCTTTGCGAAGGGGTTAACAAAATGCTGGAAGATGGAAACATTTGA